One genomic region from Spirulina subsalsa PCC 9445 encodes:
- a CDS encoding AI-2E family transporter produces the protein MNEPPKTETLPISRLQKFLITWLLLLVSLWATISALSYIGELISILLTSALIAFVLNYAVAAMQRLIPRPIAAVLVYLAAAFLVTILALIVVPPLFNQGRQLLIRLPEILAEGQEQFTNFQQWSQQKKLPLDLQILAPQLFNRLQTQAENIASRGFGIVLGTFNWLIDLVLILVISFYMLIDAERLWRSFTFLLNPIIREELTSSLRRNLQRFVTGQLLLGLFMAITLSVSFRLLAVPFFLFFAVFIGFMEIIPFVGATLGIGAVVIIVAFLDVWLALQVLGIAVAWQQVKDNLVAPRIMGNLTGLSPVIIFVALLLGAKTGGLLGVILAIPMTGVVKSLVEITLDPTLPPQTGSFFYNPLTAKALPLTENGKGDPPGI, from the coding sequence ATGAATGAACCACCAAAAACCGAAACGTTACCCATTTCTCGCTTGCAAAAATTCCTCATCACTTGGTTACTCCTGTTAGTCAGTCTCTGGGCTACCATTAGCGCCCTTAGCTACATCGGGGAACTCATTAGTATTCTCCTCACATCTGCCCTCATTGCCTTTGTTCTCAACTATGCTGTCGCGGCTATGCAGCGCCTCATTCCTCGCCCCATTGCGGCAGTTTTAGTTTATCTCGCCGCCGCCTTTCTGGTCACAATTTTAGCCCTGATTGTTGTTCCCCCTCTCTTTAACCAAGGGCGACAATTGTTAATCCGTTTACCGGAAATTCTCGCGGAAGGACAAGAACAATTTACCAATTTTCAACAGTGGAGTCAGCAGAAAAAACTCCCCCTTGATTTACAAATTCTTGCCCCCCAACTCTTCAACCGTCTACAAACTCAAGCGGAAAATATTGCCTCTAGAGGATTTGGCATAGTTTTAGGAACATTTAATTGGTTAATTGACCTTGTTTTAATTCTCGTGATTTCTTTTTATATGCTGATTGATGCGGAACGACTTTGGCGGAGTTTTACGTTCCTCTTAAACCCCATCATTCGAGAAGAATTAACCTCATCTCTGCGGCGGAATTTACAGCGTTTTGTCACGGGTCAATTACTACTAGGTTTGTTCATGGCTATTACTCTATCGGTTTCTTTCCGGTTGTTGGCGGTGCCGTTTTTCCTCTTCTTTGCGGTGTTCATTGGCTTTATGGAAATTATCCCCTTTGTGGGGGCAACTTTGGGCATCGGTGCGGTGGTGATTATTGTGGCTTTTTTAGATGTTTGGTTAGCCCTGCAAGTGTTAGGAATTGCGGTGGCTTGGCAACAGGTGAAAGATAATTTGGTGGCTCCCCGGATTATGGGGAATTTAACCGGACTTTCCCCGGTGATTATTTTTGTCGCCCTCCTGCTAGGAGCAAAAACGGGGGGATTATTAGGGGTAATTTTGGCTATTCCTATGACGGGAGTTGTCAAAAGTTTAGTGGAAATTACCCTAGATCCTACCCTTCCCCCCCAAACGGGATCTTTTTTTTACAATCCTTTGACGGCTAAGGCGCTCCCTTTGACGGAAAATGGAAAGGGAGATCCACCCGGAATTTAA
- the murD gene encoding UDP-N-acetylmuramoyl-L-alanine--D-glutamate ligase, which translates to MPHAAVVGLGRSGIAAARLLNKQGWMVELSDRASSDNLQTLAASLQPEGITVKLGHSLSLDSPHPPDLIVVSPGVPWDLPIFLEARQRGIDTIGEMELAWRNLQNCPWVGITGTNGKTTTTALIAAMFQAGHLNAPSCGNIGYAACELALSGQTYDWVIAEISSYQIESSRELAPQIGLWTTFTPDHLNRHYTLDNYYQIKAALLQRSQCQIFNGDDPYLRNLGLNVWPDALWTTVKGKDHLVASEERSVYLQDDWIFALGQKIAPIHELKMFGEHNKQNVLMAVGAACVAGIAPDAIAHTIATFSGVPHRLEFICTYQGIDFINDSKATNYDAAEVGLNAMPAPVILIAGGEPKQGDDTAWLVSIHEKAAAVLLIGEASPHFAQRLKAVGYTHYEQVETMERAVRRSVELAQSHKVSTVLLSPACASFDQYQSFEHRGEHFRQLCLNQAG; encoded by the coding sequence ATGCCTCACGCTGCTGTTGTTGGACTGGGACGCTCTGGAATTGCTGCGGCACGATTACTGAACAAACAAGGCTGGATGGTAGAATTAAGCGATCGCGCCTCCTCGGACAATTTACAAACCCTAGCCGCCAGTCTACAACCAGAAGGAATTACCGTTAAACTCGGCCACAGTCTCAGTCTAGACTCCCCCCATCCCCCCGATTTAATTGTGGTCAGTCCGGGGGTGCCTTGGGATTTACCGATTTTCCTCGAAGCCCGACAACGGGGCATAGACACCATCGGGGAAATGGAGTTAGCTTGGCGCAATCTCCAAAATTGTCCTTGGGTGGGCATCACCGGAACCAACGGCAAAACCACCACCACCGCCCTCATTGCCGCTATGTTCCAAGCGGGCCACCTCAACGCCCCCTCCTGTGGCAATATTGGCTATGCCGCCTGTGAACTCGCCCTTTCCGGTCAAACCTATGATTGGGTGATTGCTGAAATTAGCAGCTATCAAATAGAATCCTCCCGTGAACTCGCCCCCCAGATTGGCTTGTGGACGACCTTCACCCCCGATCACCTCAACCGTCACTATACCTTAGACAATTACTATCAAATTAAGGCCGCCCTGTTGCAGCGTTCCCAGTGCCAAATCTTCAACGGGGATGATCCCTACTTGCGCAATTTGGGCTTAAACGTTTGGCCCGATGCCCTTTGGACGACAGTTAAGGGGAAAGATCATCTCGTCGCCTCAGAGGAACGTTCCGTTTACTTACAAGACGACTGGATCTTTGCCTTGGGGCAGAAAATCGCCCCCATCCATGAGCTTAAAATGTTTGGGGAACACAATAAACAAAACGTCCTCATGGCAGTTGGGGCGGCTTGTGTGGCGGGAATTGCTCCAGATGCGATCGCCCACACCATCGCCACCTTCTCCGGCGTTCCCCACCGTTTGGAGTTCATCTGCACCTATCAAGGCATTGACTTCATTAACGACAGCAAAGCCACCAACTACGACGCGGCCGAAGTAGGCTTAAATGCCATGCCCGCCCCCGTGATTTTAATTGCTGGGGGAGAACCCAAACAAGGGGATGATACCGCCTGGTTAGTCAGCATTCACGAAAAGGCCGCCGCCGTCTTACTGATTGGGGAAGCATCCCCCCACTTTGCCCAACGTCTTAAAGCGGTAGGCTATACCCACTATGAGCAAGTAGAGACAATGGAACGCGCCGTCCGTCGTAGTGTGGAACTCGCCCAGTCTCACAAGGTTTCCACCGTCCTCCTGTCCCCCGCCTGTGCCAGTTTTGACCAATACCAAAGTTTCGAGCATCGGGGGGAGCATTTCCGCCAGTTGTGTTTGAATCAGGCTGGTTGA
- a CDS encoding universal stress protein, which translates to MENLANPTSNAVDDQTVEQGHESNPAPSPDAKSSDNRFKKILVALGRGSSDGMVFERALTLAKAEASHLMIFHCLTDPIPTTPNVLVAGSIGVYGGNYSPEVFQQLQAARQEEREKISHWLKGFYELAGAEGVAAEFEYQEGEPGHKICQMAEQWQADLIVIGRRGRTGLSEILLGSVSQYVIHHAGCTVMAVQERRSR; encoded by the coding sequence ATGGAGAATTTAGCGAATCCAACCTCTAACGCTGTCGATGATCAAACCGTTGAGCAAGGGCATGAATCCAACCCTGCCCCGAGTCCCGATGCTAAGAGTTCAGATAATCGTTTTAAAAAGATTCTAGTGGCATTAGGTCGAGGCAGTTCCGACGGGATGGTTTTTGAACGGGCTTTAACCTTAGCCAAAGCAGAAGCTAGTCACTTAATGATTTTCCATTGTCTGACTGACCCGATTCCCACAACTCCCAATGTTTTAGTCGCGGGTAGTATTGGAGTGTATGGGGGCAATTATTCCCCGGAAGTGTTCCAACAATTACAAGCAGCGCGACAAGAAGAACGGGAAAAAATCAGCCACTGGTTAAAAGGTTTTTATGAACTAGCGGGTGCTGAAGGGGTGGCGGCGGAATTTGAGTATCAGGAAGGAGAACCCGGTCATAAAATTTGTCAAATGGCTGAACAGTGGCAAGCGGATTTAATTGTTATTGGTCGTCGAGGCCGTACTGGATTGTCGGAAATTTTACTGGGCAGTGTGAGTCAATATGTGATTCACCATGCGGGTTGTACGGTGATGGCTGTACAGGAAAGGCGTTCGCGTTAG
- a CDS encoding ribonuclease D codes for MNYLTDVQGIEAAIAQFAQGEILWLDTEVADYNTKKPRLSLIQISSNPHDITGETVTVLDVLDCPPLVNLFIAQIMQNPSITKVFHNADYDCRFLGKKTVESVICTLKMAKGIPYYLLPLTHYRLATLTEYFCPAFSVDKTPQESDWGQRPLSAKQLDYAALDVVYLAQVYQHLKKLHHKAHPDPKTEDITALTLRYRQIEHQWRKLNTEQEHLRDRIKAAMISQNLTEIEGFKLTISPRTTRKIPFSQLAQAMEALEADWDFPITLTQTIQKQIGAVIEELPIEEEVTQSPRLDVGEQSDEEMPF; via the coding sequence ATAGAAGCGGCGATCGCACAATTTGCCCAAGGGGAGATACTGTGGCTTGATACAGAGGTAGCAGACTACAACACGAAAAAGCCCAGACTCTCTCTCATCCAAATTTCGAGTAATCCCCATGATATTACAGGGGAGACGGTGACAGTCTTGGATGTGTTAGACTGCCCCCCTCTGGTGAACTTGTTTATTGCACAGATCATGCAAAATCCGAGCATTACGAAGGTTTTCCACAATGCCGACTATGATTGTAGATTCCTAGGCAAAAAAACCGTTGAGTCGGTGATCTGTACCTTGAAGATGGCCAAAGGAATCCCCTATTATTTACTCCCTCTGACTCATTATCGTCTGGCGACCTTGACCGAATACTTTTGTCCGGCTTTTTCAGTGGACAAAACCCCCCAGGAGAGTGACTGGGGTCAGCGTCCTCTTTCAGCGAAACAACTCGACTATGCCGCGCTGGATGTGGTCTATTTAGCCCAAGTTTACCAACACTTGAAGAAACTACACCACAAAGCCCATCCTGACCCAAAAACGGAAGATATTACTGCCTTGACCTTACGGTATCGCCAAATTGAACACCAGTGGCGCAAATTGAACACGGAACAGGAACATCTGCGCGATCGCATCAAAGCCGCTATGATCAGCCAAAACCTAACGGAAATTGAGGGTTTTAAGCTGACCATCTCCCCCAGAACTACCCGAAAAATTCCCTTCTCCCAACTCGCCCAAGCTATGGAAGCATTAGAAGCGGATTGGGATTTCCCCATTACCCTCACCCAAACCATACAAAAACAAATCGGGGCAGTTATCGAGGAATTACCCATTGAAGAAGAAGTGACGCAATCTCCGCGTCTCGACGTTGGGGAACAATCTGATGAGGAAATGCCCTTTTAG